Below is a genomic region from Fusarium oxysporum Fo47 chromosome XI, complete sequence.
tgatgagcttttcCAACTCTTCTCTCTCATCGTCTCACAGACACACCGAGTCGCTTCAGAAATGGATTACCGTTCGCGACCGCAAAACAGACAAAAGATGGAAAAGTGGTGGAATGAGCTTTGCGAAGCTCAAGTCAAACAGCTTCCACTTCTGCCTAATCCTCGACCCCGCGCTTTGACACCGAGTCTGACTCCAGGCGATAAAGTTATCTCCAATCTAGCGCCAAGACCACTGTACCAAGAGTCCTGTTTCTGGTTCAAAGTTCCGCCCAATATCCGAAGAGATATTCTTCGACTTGCCTTTGGAGATACACGTCTTCACATTTATATGAATCGTGGCTATCCTGATGTCCCCCCAGAACCAGATTCCAAGTTTCACTGCAGAGTTGTTACGGAGCCCGAGAACTGGGGCTACCAGCGCTTCCCTGTGACTGATGAGAGTCAGGTAGAAGTATAGCAATGGCGGGGCTCCAGATGTCACCGTTACCCCCCCACCCCAGTATAGCAAAGGCCCAAGGCCCAATGACTCATGGTGGTTCTAAAGGACCATGGATTGACTTCTGTCGTAGTGGAGGCGACCCAGATATCTGTGAAGCTTGGAGGGAAGATGAAGGCCCTTCTGCTTGCAATATCGGGGTAATCGGTTGGCTCTTATCATGCAGACAGAAGTAAGCGAAACTCCCTTATTTGCTCTCGAATGCACCCCTTGTTTTGGCACTAACAGATAATCGCAGCTACATGGAGACGATTGACGTTTTGTATTCTACCAACATGCTGATACTCGGTGAAGTATGTATGGTCGAACATCTTCCCTCCCTCATCCCCCCTCAGCGACTCGAGACGATGACTTCTTTGGAAATCACCTGGACGCTGAAATCGTATTTCACCGCCGATCAAGACTACGATCCTATGAATAAGAGACATCTGAAGTCCATATTTGATCTTCTGTCACCGTCAAAGTTCCCTTCACTCCGTCGACTTCACATCTAGTTCGCCAAAGATCGGACAGCCTGGCTCAGTGTTCATGGTATCGAGGCTTACGAGAAGGTTATCTTCGAGCACTTGGATTCACTTGTACAATTTAGGCGCGATCTACAAGAATGTGCGTTTGCGCTTCCTCGTTGCTTCTTCAAAAGGAAATACGCGGCTGCCAGAGGAGTGACCACGGATGAAACGGAAGAATCGAGACACTCCCTACAAGATTACTCGTACCGACAAGTGTGGCGAGATCTCCTTGGAGATATGACTGTCGTGCAGTTGCCGTACGTTGACAGCTATCCCAGAGCTCCTTATCACATAACCGCGAGGGATGATCACGCTGCTGGATATTGGATTCTTGAAGCACCTTACGACGATCTGCCGGTTTATCGCACTACCagtcctcctcctccatgTATATGTCTGAGATCTAGTTCGCCACACAACCCTGTATCACCACGCAGCGCTCGATTAAGAAACAGTCATAGGACATGATGCTACTGTCCTATGTCATCCGGGTACAGTCCtacatcaccaccatcccGCCTCCCATCACCAGACGGCTTAGATCAGCGTAGCGTCACTGAGATAATCATACCTAGAGGTTAACAAAAGGCTAATTTGCACTTCGATGGGCTTACCTGCTTGGGGTCTAGAATTAGCTTATGTACCTAGACTGGACAAATAGTTCTTCTTACAGCTAATCAAAACCAGGGATACATTTGTCACTCTTTGTCACTCTTTGTAAGACTCAGAACTGCGCAATCCAATGACCTTGTATGAGGGCTTTTGCGTGATATTTTATAACGACTATGCTTCACTAATCTAATAAGCTAtctctgttgttgagaggcACGGGGGCTATGTTTTCCCACTAGGATGTTCAATGTGCCGAAGCAAGGAAGTGGGATTGAGGCTTTTGTGGCTGATCGAGGCCACAAATGCTTGTGTCAGATAATCATTGTTTGCGTAGACCTATCTATTCACGATTTTGATCCCTGCCTCTTCTCTCTAGGTGTCGACAATTATTAATCTTCTTCTAGAAGCTAAAACTAATGACGATTTGGTGGGATGACGATAGTTCCTCTGTCGTGAATGAACAGACTTTCAAGCATTCCCTCGTGTTCCAGAGTAGGCATCATAGACATGGATCCACAACAAGGGTTCATCATCCATGCACTTGTCAAAGAATTTCTCTTTCGGATTCGTGTCGTTACACGATTTGCACATAGCTTGGCCTGGCTCCTCAGGGTCGTGGCAACATTTGCACCTTCCTTTCCATAGTTTTGCTCAACAATACAGTCCTCGCACTAGTAAGTCGTCAGAGTGCCCAATGTCGAGATTGGCTTGGGGCATGACATGCATTTCCCTACCAGCAGCCTTTTCTCCAGAGATTGTGCATTACACCAATCACACCGTTTTAGATCGTCTTTCGTTTCCCTCACTTTGCATTGTGAGCAGACGCCTTCCAGAACAACAACTTCTTTGTCCTCCCTACTGAGAAGCTCCGAGTACTAGTTGTTAGTGTTGTAATGGGGTTCGCAGCCATGGCAGAAAAGTGCTGGGCCGTAGGTTGATGCGCTACACGTCATGCACCGCCCTGAAGGCTCAGTTTTGGCTGGAACCTTAGACTTTTTTTGAAGGGTCGGGTATGACTGAATAATCGACAGGCTTGAAGAAAATATCGCGAGAAGCCGCGGCTTGCTTCTCCCAGCAGGCTTGGCATCTCAAACTGAACCAGGTTTCTACCCTCTTTGCACAGCCAATGCAATGTCTACGGCCTTCGCAATAGAGCTGGGTCTGCGCCTCCGTTTTCATGTTGTTGGTATGAACTTATACAGTCGGATGTTGTAGAATGCTAAAGCTGGGCTGCAATTGGTGAGTGATGTCGGGATCTATTGTGGTTTGGAGCAATCGCTGCAGTAAGGAGGGAATTATATAGCTCAGAAAGAACATTCTTCTACCCACTGTTGACTTCGAGGTGTCCATCAGAGTCGAATGGAAAGATCCATGACGTGTCATTGACTCAATGAGGAACTTTGTCGTGATGCTTGTCATGGATTGATCCACGTTCACTGCATGGCCAGCCTGGAACGCGAGCCCAGATACCCATCAGCTTCAGTGCCTCTGGACCGTGACTCGGGTAACGTAAGCCCTAATTGATTCTGGTATTCTCCGTGTATCAGCTCTCTTTGGATAACAGGTGTGATCAATGGCCATCAGGGAAGGTCCGCTTCTCAGCACTGTCAAGTCATTCACTAACACCCTGCGAACCCGGCCATGGGACTCGGTCTGGATGGTGGTAGCTGCAGCGCTCATGATCGGGGGAGTTCTAAATAATGCATGCAACTTTGTTGAACTTCTACTTAGAATACGATCGCCCCTCCATCTACGACAATATCCGTCCCGTTCATGTAAGTCCCCGCTGAGCTTGCCAACAACAATACCGCACCCGTCAACTCGCAAGGAGCGCCCATACGGCCACTCGGGTTCCGTTCTGCCCATATCTTACGATGCCCAGATATCCCGTCGCCGTCATTCAAGATGGTGTCCATATATCCAGGACTGATTGTGTTTGTGCGAATGCCATAGCGAGCCCACTCGGCGGCCAGACAGTTCTTGAGCGTCAGTAAGGCTGCTTTGCTGACATTATAAGCCGCTTGGGGTTGGGGATAGTTGACTCGGTGtgctgagatggaagacGTGAAGGTGATTGATCCTCCAGTACCTTGTTTGACCATCTGACGGGCGACAGCTTGTGCACAGATGAACGACCCAGTCGTGTTGATGTCAATGATCTTGCGCCATTGAGATACTGGCATTTCCAACGTCTCGACACATCCAACGACACCCACGAAGCAGACGAGACCGTCAACTGAACCGAGACTTGCTACTGTCTCGTCAACAGCGTCTTGTACTGCCCTTTCGTCTGTAACGTCGACCTTCATCGTCGTGATTCTGGTGTGAGGGAAACGAGCTTGAAGAGACGCGACTTCCTGCTTGGCTTGTGCTGGATTGACATCGAGGATTGCAAGACCCTCAAGTCCGTGTTCCAACAGAGCGTTGCATGAAGCAAGCCCAAGGGTACCTGTACCTCCAGTGACGATGAAGTTGCCGCGCACTGCGAATCTCTCCTTAGCTCCAGTGGCGGGATCAATGGCGATTTTGTTGCTTGGTGGTGCAGTCAAAGACGATGTTGAGCCGTCGCTGAGGACCATGGAGGGGACTGCTCTCGCAGTAAGCGCGTCCCTATCAGGAAGCTCTGTAGCACCGGGAGCCATTTTGACTGCGTCTATAAATCGGAGAATGAGGGAAAGATGATGAAACGAGTGTGGCTGGTCTGGACTTTTTAGTGACCACGAATTCACCTTTATAACCTGAAGCAAGTGCCCCACGTCCGATGCTGCATCGGAATACTGTCACCCGAGAGGTTACAAAGGCTGTACATGCAACGGTGGAGACGAGGTCCAATAGCAGCTACAAGTTCGGCTCTTCTTCTATTGAATATTCTGCAATATTCCAACTTTTCTACCGTTTCATTTCTGCGACTCTTTCTGGCCCATGACCGCAATGGATGTTATTTACGCACAACTTGAGCGACGCGCGCTGAGCCTTCTGGAGCAATCACACCAACAATCTTCAGAAGCCAGGGCCATTATTATTCTGGCTGGCCCTCCAGGATCCGGAAAGTCAACTATCGCTTCTCAAGTAGTACAGAGAATCAATGCCCGCCGTCAAACTCCGATCGCAAAAATTCTTCCAATGGATGGATATCATTACTCGCGCTCGCATCTTGACAGTCTTCCAAACCATGTCGAAGCCCATGCACGAAGGGGAGCCCATTGGACATTTGACGGCCAAGCGGTTCTTGACATGATCAAGCAACTACACGCGTCGCGAGAGAGACCATTCACTACGTTATACGTGCCGAGCTTCGATCATGAGATAAAAGACCCCGTTCCTGGTGCCATTGACATAAGTCCAGATGTCAAGATTGTTTTGGTGGAGGGCAATTGGCTCTTGTACAATGAGCACCCTTGGAACCAGATTGTTAATTATGCAGACGATACTTGGttcgttgatgttgacccTCAGTTGGCATTTCGGAGAGTTGCGAAAAGGCATGTTGCATCTGGCATTGAGAAGACGCTAGAGGAGGCGATGGACAGAGCAAGGAACAATGACATGAAGAACGGAGAGGATATACGGCGTTGTCTGATTCAGCCGATCATCGAGGTCGAAAGTGTTGAAGACGCGTGAGCTACTCTAGTTGCGTCGAGTCAGTAAAACTGCAGTTTGGCTTCAATAAGCTCATGAGGCTAATTGGTCTACTTCGAGCTTCTGGTCACCCCCATATTTGTCGGACTCCAGGCCTCCGAAGATGGTTACTCCGCACTTAGTGGCTGTTGCATGTGTCGGCCAACAGTGCTCCGATGAATGAATGACGCTAGTTCGAACCTTGCCCTCATGATAACTCCCCCTTCTCTTCGTAACAACGCGTACATATGCGAGACTAAAGATGGGTCGTCCTCCGATGCACGGCTCTTCGAGCCAGCTCCGAGCTTGTCTCAATTGTCAGAAGCGCAAGAGCCGATGTCAACCTAGTGTCAATGGCCCCGGGCCATGTTCCTACTGCGCCCGCGCGGGCAAGGACTGTAGCTTCGTGAACCCACCTGACAGGACACGGCTTACGCGGAAGAATCTCGATGCAATAGAACAGCGCTGTAATAGGCTCGAGGCTCTCATCCGGTCACTACACCCGGGTATGGATATTGATGTCGCTCTGGCTAACCTAGAGGCTGGCCAAGAAGTTATCAGACGGACAGAGCAAGAGTCGGACGATGATTCGCCTGAGCACGAGGAACCAGCGCACGAGTACGAATGGAGTGAACCATCATTGCCACCAGATTTCGACTGTCAGAACGATGAAGCCGGAGCTATGGATGGTATGGCTACGCTGAACAGCCTTGATGCTGGATATTTAGGTATGTCGTCCTATCATCCATTTAATCACCTAACAAAATGGTTCAGAATCTGACTCTCACCAGGCAGTAGTTCGGGTGCCAACTTACTACAAGAAATCGCATCGATGCTCCCAGAGCTCGCGGCGTCAAATTCCCCTGCCACAAGTCACGGGAAATCTCCCAGCCAGACGCATAAGTCGAAGGCGTCACTTGATCCGCCAAATCTTGCAAATGAATCATTGACAAGCTATCTCATCGATGCGTACTTCTTATTCTATAACGTCTCGTATCCAATTCTTCACGAACGACCATTCCGTCAGAAACTTGCCGCTCGGGGCATGCGGCGTGCTAAGTCATCATGGAACATCATCTACTACCTGGTCTTGGCCATCGGCCATTGGATATCGACTTCGGATAAACACCACGCAGTATCTCGGTTCTATACCGCGGCGAGGAATGCTCTGTCAATCCACATGTTGGAGTCAGGGTCACTCGAGACTGTCCAAGCACTTCTACTGATGGGCAACTACCTGCAGAAGATGGATAAGCCAAACACAGGCTACCAGTTCATTGGCATCGCATACAAAATGGCACTTGGGCTTGGGATGCATCGGGAAACGCCGAAATTGGAAGACAACGTTGGGCTTGAAAGGCGGAGGCAGTTGTTCTGGGTTCTTTACTGCTTCGATAGCGGGTTCAACATTACAACTGGGAGACCACCCTATGCGCAAGAAGGCATCATTGATACCGCAATACCAAGAAATGTCGACGATAAGGTAATTGAAATTCGATGGCTTTGCTCAAAAAAGAAACGTTAAGCATGATATGCTAACAACAACAGGATCTTGAACCCACCATGCCAGTGCCTCCTGAAGTCAACACGCCAACGACACTATCCGCCATCATCGCACAAGCAGAACTCGCTAAGCACGCAAATTCCCTGTATCTCGAATATCTCACAGCGAAAACAGCAAACACGAAAGTCGAGTACCAAGTAGCCGAGACCATAGAACAAACCCTCACCGATTGGCGGCAGCGGCTCCCACAGTACTTTACTTCCGTAGACGTCCCAGTATGGTTCACTGGTCCACGGGCTGTTGTTTTGTGGAAGGAGCAGAACCTGCGAATTATCCTTTGGCGTGGAAGCAAGCGGAGCCATCCATATCTCCCCAACAAGACTAATGCCGAGACACGGTGTCTTGATGCTGCCATGCAAAGCATAAACGACATAACAACTTTCTGCAGTGCAAATGAGGGTATCCTGCATCTGGGAATTGTCTGGTATGCCACATACTTTCTGTTCCAAGCCgcccttgttcttgaagcgAGCTACCTTGACCGCGAGGCCCATGACAAGCTCGATAACGAGACGACGGACTGGCGAATGATGGTCTACAAAGCGCAAAGTTGTCTGGTGACTTTCTCAAGCAGGAGCAGATCAGCCAAGAGGTGCTTGGAGGTGCTGGAACTCATAAACAGAAGGGCAGAAACAGCAGCGAACACTCGGCGAACTGTTCTCACTGTGCCcgagcttgttgaagaagccccAATTGCGCTCCAAACCCCAGTACTTGATACTGAGACATCACAAATACCGGTGGATCTACAGACTCTTGGTGATGGGGATCTGTCGATGGGCGCCTGGACACTGAACGATGATGGATCAGATCCtacgatgaggatgattcTGGATAATACTCCATGGGGCTACCTCGATAATACACCTATGGACACCCTGTTCAGCGATTGGTTTCCCCAAGATACTTTTGAAGGATAACAAGTTGGGAAGTTTGTATCTCAGCATTCCTGAACACTAAGGAAGTACATAACCACCGTCAATGATAATGTCTGATCCAGTGGTATAAGTGGAAGCGTCACTGGCCAAGTACAGATACAAGCCCTTGATTTCCTTCACATGGCCCTGTCTGCCGAGCACCGACATACGATAAGCTTCGTTGAGTGCCAGTGGACCGGCTCCCATCTTGGTATCGAAGAAACCGGGCGAAACAATGTTGACGCGGGCGAATTCTCTCCACTCGCGAGCTAAAGACTTGCCAAAATGCGTCACGAATGCTTTAGTGCCATTGTAGATAGGCTGGTCAACAGGGACGTTGACGATGTGTGCGCTCATACTagaggtgatgatgagaacaCCGCTGCCTTGGCGCTTGAAGACTTCGCCGACGTGTTTGGAGCAGTAGACAACGCCATTGACTGAGAAGGGTCAGATGGGCACTCGGTGGGGGACACGAGATGGACTTGACGTACCGTTCACGGACATTTGTTTGTCGAATTCGGGGAGAGTCTGTTCCAGGATTGGCTTGCTGATAGCCATTCCCGCATTAGCAACGAAAACGTCTATGCTGCCAAAGTCCTCTACGACTTGCTTTACTGATTTTTGCACAGAGTCAGCGTCGGATACTGCCGTCATGTTAGCTTCGTTCCATTACACTTCAGCACGTCGCGAGAGACATACCGTCGACTTTGTAAGCAGCAGTTTTGATATTGTGTTTTGTCCCGAGATCCTGGGCTTTCTGGATAGCTACATCATTCCTAAAAAGAAATGTCAGTGATTGTGCAGAAATCTTATTAGGCATGGTACGACTTACGAGTTGTACCATAACACGACATGAGCGTTGGCCTCGGCCATTCCCTCCGCAACAGCATAGCCAATACCGTCAGCGCCACCAGTTACGACAACAACCTTGCCAGTCATCTTGAATTGCTCCAAGACATTGGTAGGGGTGTTGGGAAAGGGTCTAGGGAAGCCATCCCGTAGGACGGTACAGTCAGATTCGTTCATAGACATTTTAGTGGCGATCTTGTAGTTTGGTGTAGAACAAGTATTGGCTACATTCTCAGTAATGGAGAGAATATTTATAGGCTTATTGGTGATTTGTTGATCTCCATCACTGTCGGGGTTCTGTCGCCCGATACAAGCACAATAGCGCAACTGACTCGCTCCCGTGGCTGGCTTGAGCGGGGTCACGGCTCACTGTGACCGACACCATTGAGAGGTCAGTAAATGCCGTGATTGGGTGTTTGAGTTCCGTGGGACTTGCCGTTCGGTGACCACAGATTGGCTTCTTGAATCTAGAACTGCCCACGTCGGAGTTTGCTCTCCCTTCGTGGCCATCTGTGTCATCAGGGAGTTGGAATCCGGGGCAAGAGGCAAATGGCATGTTGAGGACCGATACCTTGCGGTATGGTTGATTTGAATCTGGTAAACGTCTATAGTTGCTGgactaagataataattGTAATGGCGGTATCTGATAATGCTTCAGATAACAAGGCAAAGGAAGAATAGTAGAAAGTGAACACAGTAGGCCTGAACGGAGACTACCTGGACCTGTctatcttcatcatcatcggagTATCCCTTTTGGATTAAAGGCTTTGCAGTCGGCCATCCTCTCCGCCGCCGCTAGCGATTCCGTTTCGATAGAACTTGAGCCTTGGTCCTAGCTCTCCCCGCACTTGAACACCAACCTTGAAAACAACCTTGAACCTCTTGATATTGATCCCACTAGTTTGGGACCTAATCTCGAAGAGGGCATTCCCCGCGGGGAAGATCTGGGGTCTGGAACTCCCCCGGAGTTCAGTCGACCGTAAGACTATAAATGGACAGTCCTCTGCCCGAGATGTTACCGTAACTATTTAATCGACTGGCTTCCCTCTTACTGAGATATCTAATCTATCAGATCAACTTCAATATCTAGAGTGTCTCTAATTGCCCAGATCACCATTGCAGCAACATGACTTCCAAAGATTCGGAGAAACCAACTGTCGTCCACGACCCAGAGCCGATTGACTTCTTTACCAAAGAGTCGCTGGGCATGAATAACCAAGTCTACGAGACCAAGTTTGCATGTAtgttctcatcaacctcattATCCTTATGGCCACTGATCAAAAGTCTATCAGCCCTTGGACGATGGGCCGTTGTCAAGACATTTTGGAAGGCTCTCCTTTTCTGCATGATCTTGAACTGGGCAGCCTTGAACGATGGCGTAAGCGTAGTTCTCTGCTacttctctctctctctgcTAACAATCCTCTGCAGTTCCAGCAACAGATTCCCGGTAACGTCATCCCGATGCAAGCCTTCATCAATACCATGGCCGATACCACGATCAACGGCAAGCCAGCCGTCAGCGCTCGAGTCGTCTCCTACTGGCAGGGTTTCGCTGAGATGTCCAAGACCCTTGGCATGTTCACAGGTGGTTATTTTGCCGATAGGTTGGGTAGAAAGTAAGTCTTTCTACTTGCTTGGCTCTGTCAATATGCTGACTAGTCTCTTCAGGAAGGCTCTCTGCGGTGCGATCGTTATACTTCTCGGAGGCTCTATTGCCGAGATCACAGCATCTGGCTGGAAGAGTTGGCTTGGAGCTGCCGTTCTCGTTCGGTTTGGTGTTGGACTTGCACAGTCAATCCTCATCACATATGTCTCGGAGCTCACGCCTTTCCAGATTCGAGGTCTGATGATTGGTGCTTATCAGCTCTGCCTTGGTATCGGACAGCTCATCAGCGCGATTGCTACGCAGCTCATTACTATCCATCAGCCGACCAAGTGGCGACCTCTAATTGCCACTGAGTTCATTTTCACTGGAGTATGTATCTACCGTTATCATTGTAGCGTCGGAAACTGACTGCCCTCTCTAAGCTTCTTATCTTGATGGTATGGCTCGTTCCCGAGTCTCATATCTACTACGCTCGAAAGGGAGAAgacgacaaggccaagaagtcTATGCTAACACTCTACGGTAACATTGACGGCTACGATGTGGTAAGTGCtttctcatagacatatACAGCTACCAGTATTGACATTGTCTCCTCCTAGGAACACGAGTATCGTGTCATCCAGCATGGTATCGATGCTGAGAGGCAGCTTCATCTCGAGTCCAAGTCCTCGTCCTTCTTTGAGATCTTCGACAAGCATAACTGGCGCAGGACATTGGCTGGATGCATGGGTATTTGCAGTCAATGGGCTGCTGGAGCACCAATTGTGTTTTCATACTCAACAGTGAGCATTTTCTGCAATCGTGTATGTTGTACAGAGCTGACATGTTGCCAGTACTTCTTCGCTGTTGCCGGTCTGAAGGATCCCTTTCTCGTCACCATCATTACGTGAGTATAGGAGTACCGAGTCCGCCACTTCCCCTCGACTAACATCACTAGATTCGTGCTACTCATTATCGCCATTGTATCATCCCTCGTCGCGTGCGAGTTCATCGGTCGCAGACCTCTCCTCGTTGGGCGAGTACACATCAGAAAGCAGATGAAGCCTTCGCTGACCGACTATCTAGTGGATGTTTCGCCATGATGCTTTTCAATGTCGGCCTCGGAACTACTGGATTCTTCAAGAACACGGCCTCCGATAAGGCGGCCTTGGGCTGTCTTCTCCTCTGGGTTATCGCTTACGGCTGCTCAGCCGGACCGATCGGTTTTGTTGCAGCTGGCGAAACCTCTACCCCACGTCTACGAGCCCAGACGACCTCATTCAATTTGGGCTGCTATGGTCTTGGATTGTAGGTTACTTTTTCCAATACATGTACTGTTGGCTAACGTATCATCTTCAGTGTTGTCTTCCAATGGACCGTCTCGTACATGATCAGCCCGGATGCTGGTAACCTTGGTGTCAAGGCTGTGTTTGTCTGGGCTGGATTATTGGTACCCACGACTGTTCTTCTTTGGTTCTTCTACCCCGAGGTCAGCGCTACCCAAATGGCTACCAAGCGATTTATATTAACATTCTTAGACCTATGGTCGAAG
It encodes:
- a CDS encoding short chain dehydrogenase — encoded protein: MSMNESDCTVLRDGFPRPFPNTPTNVLEQFKMTGKVVVVTGGADGIGYAVAEGMAEANAHVVLWYNSNDVAIQKAQDLGTKHNIKTAAYKVDVSDADSVQKSVKQVVEDFGSIDVFVANAGMAISKPILEQTLPEFDKQMSVNVNGVVYCSKHVGEVFKRQGSGVLIITSSMSAHIVNVPVDQPIYNGTKAFVTHFGKSLAREWREFARVNIVSPGFFDTKMGAGPLALNEAYRMSVLGRQGHVKEIKGLYLYLASDASTYTTGSDIIIDGGYVLP
- a CDS encoding fungal-specific transcription factor domain-containing protein, encoding MGRPPMHGSSSQLRACLNCQKRKSRCQPSVNGPGPCSYCARAGKDCSFVNPPDRTRLTRKNLDAIEQRCNRLEALIRSLHPGMDIDVALANLEAGQEVIRRTEQESDDDSPEHEEPAHEYEWSEPSLPPDFDCQNDEAGAMDGMATLNSLDAGYLGSSSGANLLQEIASMLPELAASNSPATSHGKSPSQTHKSKASLDPPNLANESLTSYLIDAYFLFYNVSYPILHERPFRQKLAARGMRRAKSSWNIIYYLVLAIGHWISTSDKHHAVSRFYTAARNALSIHMLESGSLETVQALLLMGNYLQKMDKPNTGYQFIGIAYKMALGLGMHRETPKLEDNVGLERRRQLFWVLYCFDSGFNITTGRPPYAQEGIIDTAIPRNVDDKDLEPTMPVPPEVNTPTTLSAIIAQAELAKHANSLYLEYLTAKTANTKVEYQVAETIEQTLTDWRQRLPQYFTSVDVPVWFTGPRAVVLWKEQNLRIILWRGSKRSHPYLPNKTNAETRCLDAAMQSINDITTFCSANEGILHLGIVWYATYFLFQAALVLEASYLDREAHDKLDNETTDWRMMVYKAQSCLVTFSSRSRSAKRCLEVLELINRRAETAANTRRTVLTVPELVEEAPIALQTPVLDTETSQIPVDLQTLGDGDLSMGAWTLNDDGSDPTMRMILDNTPWGYLDNTPMDTLFSDWFPQDTFEG
- a CDS encoding P-loop containing nucleoside triphosphate hydrolase protein gives rise to the protein MTAMDVIYAQLERRALSLLEQSHQQSSEARAIIILAGPPGSGKSTIASQVVQRINARRQTPIAKILPMDGYHYSRSHLDSLPNHVEAHARRGAHWTFDGQAVLDMIKQLHASRERPFTTLYVPSFDHEIKDPVPGAIDISPDVKIVLVEGNWLLYNEHPWNQIVNYADDTWFVDVDPQLAFRRVAKRHVASGIEKTLEEAMDRARNNDMKNGEDIRRCLIQPIIEVESVEDA
- a CDS encoding and other transporter-domain-containing protein, whose protein sequence is MTSKDSEKPTVVHDPEPIDFFTKESLGMNNQVYETKFASLGRWAVVKTFWKALLFCMILNWAALNDGFQQQIPGNVIPMQAFINTMADTTINGKPAVSARVVSYWQGFAEMSKTLGMFTGGYFADRLGRKKALCGAIVILLGGSIAEITASGWKSWLGAAVLVRFGVGLAQSILITYVSELTPFQIRGLMIGAYQLCLGIGQLISAIATQLITIHQPTKWRPLIATEFIFTGLLILMVWLVPESHIYYARKGEDDKAKKSMLTLYGNIDGYDVEHEYRVIQHGIDAERQLHLESKSSSFFEIFDKHNWRRTLAGCMGICSQWAAGAPIVFSYSTYFFAVAGLKDPFLVTIITFVLLIIAIVSSLVACEFIGRRPLLVGGCFAMMLFNVGLGTTGFFKNTASDKAALGCLLLWVIAYGCSAGPIGFVAAGETSTPRLRAQTTSFNLGCYGLGFVVFQWTVSYMISPDAGNLGVKAVFVWAGLLVPTTVLLWFFYPETYGRSYWELDELYSRNIPAWRFKNTPTLVDESGGKNRALMSGRNDHSTNQNTMT